The following coding sequences are from one Candidatus Polarisedimenticolia bacterium window:
- a CDS encoding redoxin domain-containing protein, producing MTSRAIGSAANTNEHRRSCAAAAPGSGWRRAALYAAGVFLLAACGGGAGPDVIGPKEGVGHPMAGRRAPDFVAQDPSGSWLPSSSLKDRPIALLFFRPGAPFAPDLAREMGRMRADPTFQSIVFLGITRESLDRIKEFIRIQRLSLPILRDPDTIARDYGIGDVPTVVLIDGDGIVRFRMEGYLGRQFQPRLNATEAALRELPRLGAPKGIAFDLAYTEHPRAPVFSARDMDGKKVDLASFKGRVVVLNFFDQDCPHCQRDLPLMAPVLREFRSRGVVAIGVASRDVGGQMRRFLKDHGVDWPVVIDPARDIFRQYDSSRTPDTFFIDRDGFVRFREHGDRTDRADLTRLELRLLLGEEPKALAASLPKDRYVGDGACRTCHEREYADWLLTPHSIAWDSLEKGEKWRDHECVGCHVTGRDHPGGYVDPEKTPQMLNVQCEVCHGVGGGHPAGVAGAPLEPSAMKGICASCHTGKFVLNFDPDEALALVAHQDHPDLDKLFQYSDAQRQRLEAINTRRLEKFKSGVAYVGGAACRDCHAAEYEQWNRTPHAAAFAVILQAGRGHDPTCTPCHTTGMGHKGGFGDQAASGGAMTHVQCEVCHGPGGDHVKAPAPLKKSTIYGITDQCSFCIIQGVCATCHDQANDPKFDIERALPLVRHRPGPAPASNRPATGRSGTR from the coding sequence GTGACATCGAGAGCGATCGGATCGGCCGCCAACACGAACGAGCACCGCCGGAGCTGCGCGGCCGCCGCGCCCGGGTCCGGGTGGCGCCGTGCCGCGCTGTACGCCGCCGGCGTGTTCCTCCTCGCGGCCTGCGGCGGCGGCGCCGGCCCGGACGTGATCGGCCCGAAGGAGGGGGTCGGTCACCCGATGGCGGGGCGCCGGGCCCCCGACTTCGTGGCGCAGGACCCCTCCGGTTCATGGCTCCCCTCCTCCAGCCTCAAGGACCGGCCGATCGCCCTCCTGTTCTTCCGCCCCGGTGCCCCCTTCGCTCCCGACCTGGCGCGCGAGATGGGCAGGATGCGGGCGGACCCGACCTTCCAGTCCATCGTCTTCCTGGGGATCACCCGGGAATCCCTGGACCGCATCAAGGAGTTCATCCGGATCCAAAGACTGTCCCTGCCGATCCTGCGCGACCCCGACACGATCGCCCGGGACTACGGAATCGGCGACGTCCCGACCGTCGTCCTGATCGACGGCGACGGCATCGTCCGGTTCCGCATGGAGGGGTATCTTGGCCGGCAGTTCCAGCCGCGCCTGAACGCCACCGAGGCGGCCCTGCGCGAGCTCCCGCGCCTCGGCGCCCCGAAGGGGATCGCCTTCGATCTCGCCTACACCGAGCACCCGCGGGCGCCGGTGTTCAGCGCCCGCGACATGGACGGGAAAAAGGTGGATCTGGCGTCGTTCAAGGGGCGGGTGGTGGTGCTGAACTTCTTCGACCAGGACTGCCCGCACTGCCAGCGCGATCTGCCGCTCATGGCCCCCGTCCTGAGGGAGTTCCGTTCCCGCGGTGTTGTGGCGATCGGCGTCGCCAGCCGCGACGTCGGCGGGCAGATGCGCCGCTTCCTCAAGGACCACGGCGTCGACTGGCCGGTGGTGATCGACCCGGCGCGGGACATCTTCCGCCAGTACGACTCGAGCCGGACCCCCGACACGTTCTTCATCGATCGCGACGGGTTCGTGCGCTTTCGCGAGCACGGCGATCGGACGGACCGTGCCGACCTGACGCGCCTGGAGCTGCGCCTGCTTCTCGGAGAGGAGCCGAAGGCCCTGGCCGCTTCCCTGCCGAAGGACCGCTACGTCGGCGACGGGGCCTGCCGCACCTGCCACGAGCGCGAATACGCCGACTGGCTGCTCACGCCCCACAGCATCGCCTGGGACAGCCTGGAGAAAGGGGAAAAATGGCGCGATCACGAATGCGTCGGATGCCACGTGACTGGCAGGGACCACCCCGGTGGATACGTCGATCCGGAGAAGACCCCCCAGATGCTCAACGTCCAGTGCGAGGTCTGCCACGGCGTCGGGGGGGGGCACCCGGCCGGGGTCGCGGGAGCGCCGCTCGAGCCCTCAGCCATGAAGGGGATCTGCGCCTCGTGTCACACCGGCAAGTTCGTCCTGAATTTCGATCCGGACGAGGCCCTGGCCTTGGTGGCCCACCAGGACCATCCCGACCTCGACAAGTTGTTCCAGTACAGCGACGCGCAGCGCCAGCGGCTCGAGGCGATCAACACGAGGCGGCTGGAGAAGTTCAAGTCGGGCGTCGCCTATGTCGGCGGCGCCGCCTGCCGCGACTGCCACGCGGCCGAATACGAGCAGTGGAATCGGACCCCGCACGCCGCCGCCTTCGCCGTCATCCTGCAGGCCGGCAGGGGGCACGACCCGACGTGCACCCCCTGCCACACGACCGGCATGGGCCACAAGGGCGGGTTCGGCGACCAGGCGGCGTCGGGCGGGGCAATGACCCACGTGCAGTGCGAGGTCTGCCACGGCCCGGGCGGGGACCACGTCAAGGCCCCCGCTCCCCTGAAGAAATCGACGATCTACGGCATCACCGACCAGTGCTCGTTCTGCATCATCCAGGGCGTGTGCGCCACCTGCCACGACCAGGCCAACGACCCGAAGTTCGACATCGAGCGCGCCCTCCCGCTGGTGCGCCATCGCCCCGGGCCGGCCCCCGCGTCGAACCGGCCGGCGACCGGCCGCTCCGGGACGCGGTGA
- a CDS encoding DMT family transporter, producing the protein MTSSARPADPLPGFLAAGTCVLIWGANYSIAKRLLLEVDPLAVAWVRAASGILFFGILLVAGSGWRGHLAGLKRAAPLGFLGIFANQLLFMTGLKRTSAAHSAILIALLPVFVLLLSALERFEPVGLPKVAGILIAFAGVCVIALERGVDYKGSNVLGDLLTLAGVLAFSAYTVFGKPALRDLGPLRLTGLAFVTGGVGIVVVTLPAALRQDWASLSPAALVCLGWVVALSTIVAYILYYFALSRIDPSKVGAMMYLQPVVAAVIAYFIARESFGVPFLLGGGLVLSGVVLAERG; encoded by the coding sequence GTGACCTCCTCCGCGCGACCGGCCGACCCGCTCCCCGGCTTCCTGGCCGCGGGGACCTGCGTCCTGATCTGGGGGGCCAATTATTCGATTGCCAAGCGGCTGCTCCTCGAGGTCGATCCGCTCGCCGTGGCCTGGGTGCGGGCCGCGTCCGGCATCCTGTTCTTCGGGATTCTCCTAGTCGCGGGAAGCGGCTGGCGAGGCCACCTGGCCGGCCTGAAACGTGCCGCGCCCCTCGGGTTCCTGGGAATCTTCGCGAACCAGCTCCTGTTCATGACCGGGCTGAAGCGGACGTCCGCGGCGCACTCCGCCATCCTGATCGCCCTGCTGCCGGTGTTCGTCCTCCTTCTGTCCGCCCTCGAGCGCTTCGAGCCGGTCGGCCTGCCCAAGGTCGCCGGGATCCTGATCGCCTTCGCGGGCGTGTGCGTCATCGCCCTCGAGCGCGGCGTCGACTACAAGGGCTCCAATGTCCTCGGCGATCTGCTGACCCTCGCCGGCGTCCTGGCGTTTTCCGCGTATACCGTGTTCGGGAAGCCGGCCCTGCGCGACCTGGGGCCGCTGCGCCTGACGGGGCTCGCCTTCGTGACGGGGGGCGTCGGCATCGTGGTGGTCACCCTCCCGGCGGCGCTCCGCCAGGACTGGGCCTCGCTGTCGCCGGCCGCCCTCGTCTGCCTGGGCTGGGTCGTGGCGCTGTCGACCATCGTCGCCTACATCCTCTACTACTTCGCCCTGTCCCGCATCGACCCTTCCAAGGTCGGGGCCATGATGTACCTGCAGCCGGTCGTCGCCGCGGTGATCGCCTATTTCATCGCCCGCGAGAGCTTCGGCGTTCCGTTTCTTCTCGGCGGAGGCCTGGTCCTGTCCGGCGTCGTCCTCGCCGAGCGCGGCTAG
- a CDS encoding amidohydrolase, protein MDRGRVSTSGRALASVARSLLAALLATVLSFACSARRAEMPADLVLYGGSVMTLDPARPEAQAVAVRGEEIVAAGPTDDILRLAGPQTRRIDLRGALVAPGLTDAHAHVRSLGEQLATLDLHGVASIADVVRLVRERDRSLPPGAWITGHGWDQNLWPGKQFPDHGPLTGAAPGRPVWLTRVDGHAGWANLKAMEAAGVGSTSKDPPGGRIVRDGRGRPTGVFVDNAQEAIEEARPDPTRAQVKESITRALRRCAESGLTEIHDAGVGTVEVEAYRELADASELPLRVYLMWGGFNDVALEPLVEQPPFINYRNRLTLRAVKLMIDGAMGSRGAVFEEDYADDRGNRGLLVTPAEEIERRATLAMRHGYQVCTHAIGDRGIRLTIDVYERALAAVRPHDPRPRIEHLQCVRREDVPRLKALGIIASMQPSHATSDMPWAEDRVGKTRGLGLYAWRWVIDSGAVLAAGSDFPVDPEQPLIGLHSAVTRQDLKNMPEGGWHPEQLMTMDEALRAYTQGAAYAAYEEEHKGMIAPGYWADLTVFSKDLRTIPPSEIPRAGIDFTIVGGKVVYERPELRDAAARSR, encoded by the coding sequence ATGGACCGCGGTCGAGTGTCGACATCCGGCAGGGCGCTCGCGTCCGTGGCGCGCTCGCTGCTGGCAGCGCTCCTTGCGACCGTGCTGTCCTTCGCCTGCTCCGCCCGGAGAGCTGAGATGCCCGCCGACCTGGTTCTCTACGGCGGCTCGGTGATGACGCTCGATCCCGCCCGTCCCGAGGCGCAGGCGGTGGCGGTGCGCGGCGAGGAGATCGTGGCGGCCGGCCCCACCGACGACATCCTCCGCCTGGCGGGGCCGCAGACCCGGCGCATCGATCTGCGCGGCGCCCTGGTCGCCCCCGGCCTCACCGACGCGCACGCGCACGTGCGCTCGCTGGGGGAGCAGCTGGCCACCCTCGACCTGCACGGCGTGGCGAGCATCGCGGACGTCGTGCGTCTGGTCCGGGAGCGCGATCGGTCGCTGCCGCCGGGCGCCTGGATCACCGGCCACGGCTGGGATCAGAACCTCTGGCCCGGGAAGCAGTTTCCGGATCACGGGCCGCTCACCGGGGCCGCGCCCGGCCGTCCCGTCTGGCTGACCCGGGTGGACGGGCATGCCGGCTGGGCGAACCTCAAGGCGATGGAGGCGGCCGGCGTCGGCTCCACATCCAAAGATCCGCCGGGCGGGCGGATCGTGCGCGACGGCCGGGGCCGGCCGACCGGCGTGTTCGTCGACAACGCCCAGGAGGCCATCGAAGAGGCGCGCCCGGATCCAACGCGCGCGCAGGTCAAGGAATCGATCACCCGCGCGCTCCGGCGCTGCGCCGAGTCCGGCCTGACGGAGATTCACGACGCCGGCGTCGGGACCGTGGAGGTCGAGGCCTATCGCGAGCTGGCCGACGCCTCGGAGCTGCCGCTCCGGGTCTATCTCATGTGGGGCGGCTTCAACGACGTCGCGCTCGAGCCTCTGGTCGAGCAGCCGCCGTTCATCAACTACCGGAACCGGCTGACGCTGCGGGCGGTCAAGCTGATGATCGACGGCGCGATGGGATCGCGGGGGGCGGTCTTCGAGGAGGACTACGCGGACGACCGGGGCAACCGCGGCCTCCTGGTGACGCCGGCGGAGGAGATCGAGAGGCGCGCCACGCTGGCCATGCGCCACGGATATCAGGTGTGCACGCACGCCATCGGGGACCGCGGCATCCGCTTGACGATCGACGTTTACGAAAGGGCGCTTGCCGCCGTCCGCCCGCACGATCCGCGGCCGCGGATCGAGCACCTCCAGTGCGTCAGGCGGGAGGACGTGCCGCGCCTCAAGGCCTTGGGTATCATCGCCTCGATGCAGCCGAGCCACGCCACCAGCGACATGCCCTGGGCCGAGGATCGCGTCGGCAAGACGCGCGGCCTCGGTCTCTACGCCTGGCGCTGGGTGATCGACTCCGGCGCGGTCCTCGCCGCCGGATCCGACTTCCCGGTCGACCCCGAGCAGCCGCTCATCGGGCTGCACAGCGCGGTCACGCGGCAGGACCTGAAGAACATGCCCGAGGGGGGCTGGCACCCCGAGCAGCTCATGACGATGGACGAAGCGCTCCGCGCCTACACCCAGGGGGCGGCCTACGCGGCCTACGAGGAGGAGCACAAGGGGATGATCGCCCCCGGGTACTGGGCCGACCTGACGGTCTTCTCGAAGGACCTGAGGACGATTCCGCCCTCCGAAATCCCGCGCGCCGGGATCGACTTCACCATCGTCGGTGGCAAAGTGGTCTACGAGCGCCCTGAGCTCCGCGACGCCGCCGCTCGATCCCGGTAG
- a CDS encoding class D sortase: MRWLERILGGIAIGFLGFCAWSWLDAGLYQTLQGRRLDSLLGSASRDVPASLPGDIAAATRSQARKSGLVGRIAIPRLGIDAIVAEGTRSRTLRRAIGHVSGTAYPGEPGNVALAGHRDTFFSHLRDVHPGDQVRITTPDGQFEYQVVSRTVVGPERGEVLAASDGPTLTLITCFPFQYVGPAPGRFIVRARQAVPTRSH; the protein is encoded by the coding sequence ATGCGCTGGCTCGAGCGAATTCTTGGCGGAATCGCCATCGGCTTCCTGGGATTCTGCGCCTGGTCGTGGCTCGATGCCGGTCTGTACCAGACGCTGCAGGGGCGCCGTCTGGATTCCCTTCTCGGCTCCGCGTCCCGCGACGTGCCTGCATCGCTGCCCGGGGACATCGCCGCCGCCACGCGCTCCCAGGCACGGAAGAGCGGGCTCGTCGGCCGGATCGCGATCCCGAGGCTCGGCATCGACGCCATCGTCGCCGAGGGGACCCGGTCGCGCACCCTCAGGCGGGCGATCGGCCACGTATCCGGGACGGCGTACCCGGGCGAGCCGGGCAACGTCGCTCTCGCCGGCCACCGGGACACGTTCTTCTCCCACCTGAGGGACGTGCACCCGGGTGACCAGGTCCGGATAACGACACCCGATGGCCAGTTCGAATACCAGGTGGTCTCCAGGACGGTGGTCGGTCCCGAGAGGGGGGAGGTCCTGGCGGCGTCCGACGGCCCCACCCTCACGCTGATCACCTGTTTCCCCTTCCAGTACGTCGGCCCCGCGCCGGGCCGGTTCATCGTCCGCGCGCGGCAGGCCGTCCCTACCCGGAGCCATTGA